One part of the Phoenix dactylifera cultivar Barhee BC4 unplaced genomic scaffold, palm_55x_up_171113_PBpolish2nd_filt_p 001503F, whole genome shotgun sequence genome encodes these proteins:
- the LOC120108701 gene encoding protein IQ-DOMAIN 14-like produces the protein MSHMDACLLVLCSFFCANGSQLLPVKCFGGSMEKAGKWLKSFLTGKREDKKKGNNLASPLPTEAQSAPIPVPKPKEKKRWSFRRPAAAGKGLRSPDPTVSAPANALPEAENDQQRHAMAVAVAAAAAADAAMAAAQAAADVMRLTSAATGKTSSNIEEAAAIKIQAAFRSYLARKALCALKGLVKLQALVRGHLVRKQATATLRCMQALVTAQARARAQRIRMVEEYKVISQRQSIYRRSPQHPRSRHSYEMDRGADENVKIVEMDLGESRGTTKSRNSYSITRTEAKDHGISAYYGNGHPPFRAEQYQQFSPAPSAITDMSPRVYSGHFEEFSFTTAQSSPQYLSALSVPDATQASFDYPFYPNYMANTESSRAKTRSQSAPRQRTDSYERQTSRRRPSVEGRNIPRGVRMQRSSSHVGLTANGYQYPWSIKLDRSSMSLKDSECGSTSTVLTNTNYCTSLVGFEVHNNKS, from the exons ATGAGCCATATGGATGCTTGCCTCCTTGTCTTGTGTAGCTTTTTCTGTGCAAATGGCTCCCAACTCCTTCCTGTAAAATGCTTTGGAGGATCAATGGAGAAGGCAGGAAAATGGCTTAAAAGCTTCTTGACAGGAAAGAGGGAGGACAAGAAGAAAGGTAATAACTTAGCATCTCCACTGCCGACAGAGGCCCAATCAGCTCCAATCCCAGTGCCCAAaccaaaggagaagaagagatggAGCTTCCGGAGACCAGCAGCAGCGGGGAAGGGTTTAAGATCTCCAGACCCAACTGTAAGTGCACCTGCTAATGCACTGCCAGAGGCTGAGAATGATCAGCAGAGGCACGCAATGGCTGTAGCAGTGGCAGCGGCTGCAGCAGCAGATGCTGCTATGGCTGCTGCCCAGGCTGCAGCAGATGTGATGCGTTTAACCTCCGCTGCCACCGGTAAAACATCCAGCAACATTGAGGAGGCTGCTGCAATCAAGATTCAGGCTGCCTTTAGATCTTATCTG GCAAGGAAAGCTTTATGTGCGCTGAAAGGTCTAGTGAAACTGCAAGCATTGGTGAGAGGCCATCTGGTAAGGAAGCAAGCTACAGCTACCCTCCGCTGCATGCAGGCTCTGGTGACCGCTCAAGCCCGAGCACGTGCCCAGAGGATTCGAATGGTTGAAGAGTACAAAGTCATCTCACAACGGCAGTCCATATACAGGAGATCACCACAGCATCCCAGATCCCGACATTCATAT GAGATGGATAGAGGTGCAGATGAGAATGTTAAAATTGTGGAAATGGATCTCGGCGAGTCAAGGGGCACTACAAAGAGCAGAAACAGTTATTCCATCACACGAACTGAAGCAAAAGATCATGGGATCTCTGCATATTATGGCAATGGTCATCCACCTTTCAGGGCAGAACAATACCAACAGTTCTCACCTGCTCCATCAGCTATAACTGATATGAGCCCGAGGGTTTACAGTGGACATTTTGAGGAGTTCTCATTCACCACAGCACAAAGCAGCCCCCAGTACTTATCAGCTTTGTCTGTACCTGATGCAACGCAAGCTTCTTTCGACTACCCCTTTTACCCAAATTACATGGCCAACACAGAATCTTCAAGGGCAAAGACACGGTCACAGAGTGCACCAAGGCAACGAACTGATTCATATGAAAGGCAAACAAGCAGGCGGAGGCCATCAGTGGAAGGAAGAAACATTCCAAGAGGTGTTAGGATGCAACGATCTTCTTCCCATGTGGGTTTGACAGCAAATGGATATCAGTATCCATGGTCAATCAAGCTCGACAGGTCCAGCATGTCCCTCAAAGACAGTGAATGTGGTTCAACAAGCACCGTGCTCACCAATACCAACTATTGCACATCTTTGGTGGGATTTGAG GTTCACAACAATAAGTCCTGA